The Deinococcus aerolatus region GCTGCGGCATGACTGGGGTGGAGGGCGTGTAGACCGGCTGCTGGAACTCCGGAGTCAGGGCCGGCAGGTTCTCCACATTGCCGAACACGTTCAGCTCCTCGCGCAGAATTTCCACCGCCTTGTCCAGGGTGTCCTGCGGGCCGGTCGAGCCGTCGGTCCAGACGCGCAGGATCAGACGGTCCAGATCGGTCTGCTGACCCACGCGGGTGTTCTCGACGTGGTAGGCCACGCGGCGCACCGGGGAGAACACCGCGTCCACCGGAATCGAGTTGATGCGGTCCTTGGTGGCGTGCTTGTCGGCGGGAACGTAGCCCTCGCCTTCTTCCACGCGCACTTCCATGACCAGCTTGCCATCCTCGGCCAGGGTGGCAATCACCAGGTCGGGGTTGACGATCTCGGCGTCGCTGGGCACCTCGAAGGCACTCGCCTTGACGACACCCTCGCCCTGCGCGCGCAGGGTCAGGGTCTTGGGGCCGGGGGCGTGAAACTTCACGACCAGTTCCTTGAGGTTGAGGATCATCTGAATGACGTCCTCTTTGACCCCGGGAATGGTGGAAAATTCGTGCAGTACGTCTTCGATGTACACGCTGGTGACAGCCGTGCCGGGGATCGAGGACATCAGGATGCGCCGGATGGGGTTCCCGATGGTGACGCCGTAACCGCGCGTGAGCGGTTCCAGGACGAACTCGCCATAATCGCCGTCCACGCGGGCTTTAAGTTGAGGGCGCTTTTGATCCACTGGGGCCTCCGTTAACGCGAGTAGTACTCGATGATGAAGTTCTCGTTGATCGGCAGCGCCAGGTCTTCACGCGCCGGGAGGCGGGCAAAGGTACCGGTGAAGGTTTCGGGGTTCAGTTCGACCCAGGGAGCAACGCGGCGGCGCTTTTGCGCTTCCATGTTTTCCTGGATAAAGCCCATCGAGCGGCTGCCCTCGGTCACGACGATCTCGTCGCCAACCTTGACGCGGTAGCTCGGGACGTCGACCTTCTTGCCGTTCACGAGAATATGACCGTGGCCCACGAACTGCCGGGCCTGACGGCGGGTGCTGGCAAAGCCCATGCGGAACACGACGTTGTCCAGGCGGCGTTCGAGCAACTGCAAGAACACCGTACCGGTCACGCCAGGAACGTTGGAGGCTTCGGTAAAGAGGTTGCGGAACTGCTTCTCGCCCATGCCGTACAGGCGGGAGAGCTTCTGCTTTTCACGCAGGCGCACGCTGTAGTCGCTGGGACGTCCGCGACCACGGCGCTGGCCGTGCTGACCGGGCGCATAGGGGCGCTTGTCCAGGTACTTCTGGACTTTCTCTGTTTCCGCGAGGTTAATGCCCTCACGGCGACTCTGTTTGGTAATCGATCCACGGAAACGACCCATTTATTGATCTCCTTGGTGCGGCCAGCACTGCTGTGCCAGCCGGGTCTGCGGCCCTCTGTTGCCCGCCACCATCGCTGGTGGTTGCAGCTTCAGCCCATCAGCTGGGCAGCGGCGGCGGGACAGGTGGGCGCGCGCGATTGCGTCAGTTCAACACTTAAGCGCGGAACTTTTTCTTGGGGCGGCAGCCGTTGTGAGGCACGGGGGTGTCGTCCATGATGGACTTCACTTCAATGCCGCTGGCCTGAATGGCACGAATGGCCTGTTCACGGCCCGAGCCGCTGCCGCGCACGATCACGTCGACAATGTTCATGCCGAAGGTCTGCTGCGCCTTTTTAACGGCGTCGGCGGCGGCAAGCTGGGCTGCGTAGGGCGTGCCCTTCTTGCTGCCCTTGTAGCCGATGGTCCCGCCGCTGCTCCAGGCGACAGAATTGCCGTCCAGGTCAGTGATGGTAACAATCGTGTTGTTGTAGCTGGCGTGCACGTACGCGCGGCCAGCGCTGATGTTGCGCCGGGCGCGGCGCGGGGTCTTGCCCTTGGTAGATTTCGCCATGGCTTACTTCCTCGCGGCCTTTTTCTTGCCAGCCACAGTCTTGCGCGGCCCCTTGCGGGTCCGGGCGTTGGTCTTGGTGCGCTGACCGCGCACGGGCAGGCCGCGGCGGTGGCGCAGGCCACGGTACGCGCCGATGTCCATCAGACGCTTGATGTTCTGACCGACCTCGGAGCGCAGGTCGCCTTCAACCTTGTAGGTCTTCTCGACGGCGTCACGCAGGGTGGACTGGTCCGCCTCGGAGAGGTTCTTGACGCGGGTGTCGGGATTGATCCCGGTGCGCGCCAGCACTTCCTTGCTGCGGGTCAGGCCGATACCGTAGATGTAGGTCAGCGCAATTTCGATGCGCTTCTCGCGGGGCAGGTCGACGCCTGCAACGCGGGCCATCAGCCTTGCCTCTGCTTGTGCTTGACTTCCTTGCTGCAAATGATCAGCACCCGTCCGTGACGGCGGATCACCTTGCAGCCATCGCACATTTTCTTGACACTGCTGCGAACTTTCATGCTTCCTCCTCGCGCCGCCTGCTGTTGCATCAGCAGCGCTCGACCCCTGCCCACGCTCCCGTGGACCGAAATCTGTGGTGTTGCTCCCGGCCTGCCGATCAGCGGCGGTAGACGATGCGCCCGCGCGACGTGTCGTACGGGCTGATTTCCAGAACCACACGGTCACCAGGCAGGATACGGATGTAGTGAATCCGCATTTTTCCGCTGATGTAGGCCAGGATGTCGTGCCCCGTATCGAGCGTTACGCGAAAGGTGGTGTTGGGCAACGCCTCGGTCACCACGCCCTCGGCGCGTACGGTATCGGACTCTTCCTTTTTCTTCTTTTCCCGCTGTTCCGGCATTCTTCGTCTCGCCACGCAACCTCCAGGCCCAATGCAAGCCAAACGTAAAGTTATCACGCCCACAGGCATCTGAACAAGCAGCGGTGACAATTTTCAGAAAAGTTCGGGGGCCATGTGGAGAGCTTGTTCAGTTATTCAGGACGCCGGGTTCTCATTTGGCAAGTTCAGTCTCCCCTATCCGGTGGCCTCGCTTCTCATCACGATGCCCTGTGTTCCGGCCAACGCCACCACGTCATCGCCGCACATGGCCATCGCCGCAAATGGCCGTCGCCATCGGGCCAGAAAAATGATCGGGGGTTCAGGCAAAGACCAGAAGGCCCAGCCCGGCGAAGGCCTGCGCGATGCCGTGACCGTAGCTGAGGGCGCTGGCATCACGCAGGGCCAGCAGCGCCCGTTCGCATACATGGGCCAGCAACGTGGCAAGGTCACCCAGCAGTTTGCGGGCGGCGTGGCGTCTGCCCTGAGAGTCAGAATCAGCCCTCCTATTGACGGTAACCTCTGCAGCCTGTTCCGATTTCTCCGCCCGGTTCTGTCGCTCAGCCAGCCATGCCGCAATGTTTTCCGGTACGGGTTGCCCCCAGAGTTGGACACGTGTAAGGCGTACAGCAACCGCAGCGCCAGCCCATACTTGCAGGGAGCCTTGCGGCTGGGGCAGGAGCCTTTCGCCAGCGGGCCGCTCAGGTCGACAGCCGTCACGCAAGGGGTCTTCCCGCTGCCCTGGCACTCGCCCCACAGCACCCCTCCAATGCATTCAGATTGGGCTACACCTGCCCGGGGTGGCCAGCTGACGGACATTGGTCGCGTTGCCGGAGTCCGGGGCCAGCGCGAGAATGGTTCCGGAACTCAGGACTCCCGACAAGTTTTGACTCTATATCCTGGTCACAGCGTAGGAGCCACAGCTGCACGTTGTTGCCGCAAGCCTGGCACCGCAGTCTGGAGATCAGCGCTCATGTCCGACGCGCGCACCTGGCCGCAAAACAGAACAGAGGCCGCAGGCGTCGCCGCCCCGGCCTCTCGTTTCACGCATGAAACTTTACTTCATTCCGTCCAGGATCCGCGTGTACACCTCGTCCATGCTGCCCACGCCGTCCACACGCTTCAGGTGGCCGCGTGCGCCGTAATAGTCGATCAGCGGCTGGGTCTGCTCGCGGAACACGTCCTGGCGCTTGCGGGCCACTTCCTCGGTGTCGTCGCTGCGACCGGACCCGCCGCTGGCTGTCGCCTGCCGCCCACGCTCAACGATACGCTCGATCAGCAGCTCGTCGGGGACTTCCAGCAGCGGCACGTGATTGACCGGGGCACCCAGTTCCTCCAGCAGCACGTCAAGCTCCTCGGCCTGGGCGCGGGTACGCGGGAACCCGTCGAAAATTACGCGGACGCCTTCCATGTCCGCCAGACGGTCCCGGATCAGGGCGATCAGGATGTCATCGGGAACCAGCTGACCCGCATCCAGCATGGGTTTGATCTGCTGGCCCAGGTCGGTGCCGCGCTGCACGTGATCGCGCAGGATGTCGCCGGTGCTGATCTTGACCAGATCCTGTTCGGCAGCCAGACGCTCGGCCTGCGTGCCCTTCCCGGCACCGGGTGGGCCCAGAAAAATAACGACTTTGTTCTTCGGTTGGGTCATTGGGTTCCTCCGTAAGTTGGCTGTCAGTCTAACGGCTGGTCCTCTCTTGTTCTCCCGGTTCGGGGCACGGGTCACGGCCGCCGGGAACAACGAAGAACCGCCCCCGGACAGGCAGGCGGTTCCCACAGTGCGTCAGACGTTCAATTGTTCAGGCGTCCGCGAATGCGGCCCTTGCTGATGAAGCCGTCATAGCGGCGCACCGTCAGCTGGGCCTCAAGCTGCTTGAGGGTTTCCAGCGCCACGCCCACGATGATCAGCAGGCCCGTGCCGGAAAACTGGAAGGTGGTGATACCCGTGACGCGCTGCACGATCTGCGGAACGACCGTCAGCACCACCAGGAAGATTGCACCCCACAGGCTCAGGCGGCTGCTGATGCTGCCCAGGTACTCGGTGGTGGGCGTGCCGGGGCGGACGCCGGGAATAAAGCCCCCGGCCTCGCGCAGCTGCTCGGCAATCCGCTTGGGATCAAACTGCACGCTGTTGTACAGGTACGTGAATCCGAAGATCAGCGTGGCTTCCAGCAGGATGTACAGCGGCTGTCCGAACACCAGGTTGGAGTTCAGCCACGCACTGACTTCCGGCGCACGGGTGGCCGTGGCGCTGGCAATCAGGTTGGGGATAATCAGCATGGCGCTGGCAAAGATCACCGGAATCACGCCGGCCTGGTTGACCTTGATGGGCAGCCAAGTGGCCTGCCCCGCGCCGCGCGACTGGGCCGCCGAGGCGGACCCGGCGGCGGCCGTGGGCGCGCCGCCGCGGGCACGTGCGTACGTCACCGGTACCCGCCGCTCGCCCTGGTAAACGTAAACGATACCCGCAATCGTCACCAGAATGATGGCAATAAAGGCCAGCAAAGACAGCAGCTGCACCTGATCGGTGCGGAACAGTTGCGCCGTGGCGGCAATCTCACGCGGGTAAGCCGAGATGATGCCCACCGTGATGATCAGCGAAATGCCGTTGCCCACGCCGACTTCGGTGATGCGCTCGCCGATCCACATGGTAAAGGCGATGCCCGCCACCTGCGTCAGGACCATTACCAGCACCGTGAACAGGCCCGGCGTCCAGCCCACCGCGACGTACGACGCGTTGCTGGTCACGAACAGCGAGAAGAACAGCGCCTGCACCGCGCCCAGCCCGATGGCCGAGTAGCGCGTGAACTGGTTGATCTTCTTGCGGCCCTCCTCCCCATCCTTGGACAGCTTTTCCAGGGCGGGAATGGTGGTGGTCATCAGCTGAATCACGATACTGGCCGTGATGTACGGCAGCACCCCGAGCGCGAAGATCGAGAACTGCGAGAGATTGCCTCCCGAGATCATGCTGATTAAACCAAACAAGCCACCCGAGGTGGCGTTGCTCAGTGCGGCGGTGTTGACGCCTGGGGTGGGAATTGCACTCCCCAGACGGTACACCGCCAGCAACAGCAAGGTGAAGACAATCTTCCGCTGCAGGTCCGGGATCCGGAACGCGTCGCGGAAGGCGCGCAGCATGTTACTCGGCCTTCTCGGCCTGCTGCTTGGCCACGCGGGCGGCGGCGCGGTCTTCCTTGTTGGGGGCCGCAGGCTTGGGCGCGGGCAGCACAACGCTGCCGCCGGCCGCTTCAACCGCCTTGATGGCAGCCTCGCTCGCGGCGTCCACGTGAATGGTCACAGCGCGGGCCAGCTCACCGCTGGCGAGCAGCTTGACAGGACGGTTCTTGCGGCGCACCAGGCCCACAAGCTCCATCACAGTGCGGTCAAAGGTGTCGAGCCCTTCGATGTCATTGAACTGCGAGAGCTTCACGACTTCGTAGGTGGTGCCGACGTTGTTGAACCCGCGCTTGGGCAGGCGGCTGATCAGCGTGCTGCGGCCACCCTCGAAGAAGGGGCCCTTGCCGGCGCCGCTGCGCGACTTCTGGCCCTTGTGACCGCGGCCGGCGGTCTTGTCGACGCCACCGGGACCGCGACCAACGCGCTTGCGCGGCTTACGGCTGCCCTCGGCGGGCTTCAGATCGTGGAGCTTCATGCTTCCACCTCCAGCAGATGCTGAACGGTCCGCACCATGCCGCGCAGGGCGGGGGTGTCGCTGACCTCACGGCTGTCGCCGATGCGCCTCAGGCCCAGCGCCTTGACGGTGTCCACCTGGTTCTGGGGACGCCCGATCACACTGCGCTTGAGGGTGATTTTGATAGGTTTTGCGGTCATTCTTGGGCACCTCCGGCGATGGCCGCTCCACCCTGGGTGGTGGCCGACTGCGCGGCAGCGGTCTGGACAGGCTGAGCGGTACGGGTCACGTCGATGCCGCGCAGCGCACGTACCTGCTTGGCGGTGCGCAGGTTGCGCAGCCCGTCGAACACGGCGTAGGCCACGTTGATCTTGTTGCGGCTACCCAGTTCCTTGGACAGCAGGTTGGTGATCCCCGCGAGTTCGGCAATCGAACGCGGCACGGTTCCGGCGATCACGCCCGTACCGGGTCCGGCGGGCTTGAGCAGCACCTGCGAGGTGCTGTTGACGCCCACGATGTCGTGCGGAATGGTGCCGTTCTCGACCGGAACCATGATCATGTTCTTGCGCGCGATGGTCTTGGCCTTCTCGATGGCGACCGGCACTTCCTTGGCCTTGCCAATGCCCATCCCGACGCGACCGTTGCGGTCACCCAGGATCACCAGCGCGGCGAAGCGGAAGCGGCGCCCACCCTGGTAGGTCTTGGAGGTGCGGTTGACGAACAGCATCTTCTCTTCGAATTCGCTGCTCTCGCGGTCCGCGTTGCGGTCATTTCTACGATTAAAAGTCAAGGCCACCCTCCCGCGCCGCGTCTGCGAGCGCCTTCACGCGTCCGTGGTAGCGGTACTGCCCACGGTCAAAGACCACCTGCTTGACGCCCTTCTCGGCGGCAGCTTCGGCCAGGGCCTTGCCCACGGCAGCGGCGGTATCAGACTTGGTGCCGCTCTTGAGCTTGGCGCTGCTGGCGGCGGCCAGGGTGGTGCCGGAAGCGTCGTCGATGATCTGGGCGTAGATGTGCTTGCTGGAGCGGAACACGCTCAGGCGCGGGCGCTCCCCGGCGGCGGTGCGGACCTTGCGGCGCGCGCGCAGCTTGCGGCGGACGGTATTTTGAGCGGCCATTATTTCTTCCCTTTCCCGCCCGTCGCACCGGCTTTACCGGCCTTCAGGGCAATCTTCTCGCCAAGGAAGCGCACACCCTTGCCGTGGTAGGCGTCGGGCTTGCGGACCTTGCGGACGTTGGCGGCCACCTGGCCGACGAGCTGCTTGTCGATGCCGCTCACGTCGATCTTGGTGGGTTCCGGCACGGTGAAGGTCACGCCCTCGGGCGGCTGAATCACCACGGGGTGGCTGTAGCCGATGGTCAGCTCCAGCGTCCGGCCGTTCAGCTTGGCGCGGTAACCGACGCCGCGCAGCTCCAGGTTGATGGTGAAGCCGTCGCTGACGCCCTTAACCGCGTTGTAGACTAGGCTGCGGGTCAGGCCGTGCAGGGCGCGGTGGCGCTGGGCATCGCTGGGACGCTCGACCAGCAACTGGTCACCGTCCTGCTTGATGCTCAGTTCCTTGTTGAAGGGAACAGACAGTTCGCCTTTAGGCCCCTTGACCTTGAACAGGCCATCGTCGGCGCTGTAGGTCACGCCGCTGGGCATGGGGATGGGGGATTTACCAATTCGGGACATGAATGTCCTCCTTGCCTTAAGTCAGTCCTCGCGCTGAGGCTGAGGTCAGGTGCGTGTGGTTCGGGGCCTCGCCCCTACCAGAACTTCGGGCCGCTCAGTGAAAGAGAGCCGGACCTACCAGAGAACGCAGACGACTTCGCCGCCGACGCCCTGCTTGCGGGCTTCACGGTCGGGCAGCAGACCACGCGAGGTCGACACCACGGCCACGCCCAGGCCGCGCTGGATGCGGGGCAGATTCTCGGCGCTCACGTAGGCGCGGCGTCCCGGACGGGAGATGCGCTCGATGTGCTTGATGACCTGCTCACGCTTCTGACCGTACTTGAGGGTCAGGCGCAGCACGTCGAACTTCTGGCCCTCAGGGACCAGACGCTCGTAGGAGGCCACATAGCCTTCCTTGACCAGCAGCTTGGCCAGTTCTTCCTTGAACTTGGAGGCCGGGATGTCCACGGTCTCCTTGAATGTGCGCGTCGCGTTGCGAATACGCGTGAGCATGTCAGCGATTGGATCACTCAGCATGTGTCTCCTCCAGAGGCGCGGCCCATAGCCACTGCCCCGGCAGGCGCGGTCCATCTCTCACTCGACATGGACTGCAGTTCTCCCCATTGGAACGCCTGGCGGAAAAGGTGCCGCCGAATCCTTCTGTTGGGTCGGAAAGCCGCCACTGGACGATCACCATTCAAAATTGAGCGGTTCGTATCCAGGGGGTACAGCACGAACACTGCCGCAGGTGCGGCAAGGAAAGAGTGTAGCAGGTTGCGGCGGACGTGACAACACGGGCTTCCTGCTCTTAAGTCAGGCCCCATTGCCCACGCTTCCTGCGTTCAGGAACAGGCCAAAAAAAACCCCCCAACCGGGGAGTCTCTTTCTGGGTCTCACACTGAGAGTGCTGCTTACCAGCTCGCTTTCTTCACGCCGGGCAGTTCGCCCTTGTGCGCCATCTCGCGGATGCAGATGCGGCACATGCCGAAGAAACGGTAGTAGCCACGGGCGCGGCCACAGCGCGAGCAGCGGCTGTAGTTCTGCACGGCGAACTTGTGGCCGCGCGCCGCCTTGACAACTTTGGAGGTATTCGCCATAACGTCCTTTGCCCCCGCCTTACTTGCGGAAGGGCAGGCCCATGCCTTGCAGCAGGGCGCGGGCTTCTTCGTCGGTTTTCGCGGAGGTCACAATGGTGATGTCCATCCCACGCACCTTGTCGACCATATCATAGGTGATTTCCGGGAAAATCAGCTGCTCTTTGATACCCAGGTTGTAGTTCCCGCGGCCGTCAAAGGCGTTGGGGTTGATCCCACGGAAATCGCGGATCCGGGGCAGGCCGATGTTGATCAGCTTTTCCAGGAACACGTACATGCGCTCGCCGCGCAGCGTGACCTTGATGCCCACCGGCATGCCCTGACGCAGCTTGAAGTTGGAGATGCTCTTCTTGGCCTTGGTGATGATGGGCTTTTGCAGCGTGATCAGGCCCAGTTCTTTGGCGGCCTTGTCGATCGCCTTGCTGTCTTCCTTGCTGCTGCCCAGGCCCTCGTTGATCACGATCTTCTCGATGCGTGGCACGGCCATCACGGATGAGTAGCCGAACTGCTGCATCATCGCGGGCTTGACCGTTTCGTTGTATTTCTGCTTGAGCTGTTGCATGTTTCTACCTTTCGGGCGGACGGGTCGCCCAGGTCACGCCAGGCGTGACCCTGGAACTCAGTCGATGTTCTTGCCGCTCGCGACAGCCACGCGGACTTTCTTGCCGTCCACGATGGCGCGGCGAACGCGGGTCGCCTTGCCCGTTTCAGGGTCCACGATAGACACCTTGCTGGCGTGCAGGGCCAGCTCGCGCTGTTCCTGACCACCGTTGGGGTTGCCGGCGCTGGGCTTGACGTTCTTGGTGACCATGTTGACGCCTTCCACAACAACCTTCTGGTCCCGCGGCAGCGCCAGCAGGACCTTGCCGGTCTGGCCCTTGTGCTTGCCGCTAAGAACGACGACGTTGTCGCCCTTCTTGACGTGCAGCTTGTCGTTGTGGTGGCTTCCGGCGCTAGGACGGGGCATTACAGCACCTCCGGGGCCAGGGACACGATCTTCATGAAACGGCGGTCACGCAGCTCGCGGGCCACCGGCCCGAAAACGCGGGTGCCGCGAGGCTCGCCCTGGTTGTTGATGATGACGGCAGCGTTCTTGTCAAAGCGGATGGTGCTGCCGTCCGCACGCTTGACGGCGTGCGCGGTACGGACGATCACGGCCTTGACCACGTCGCCGGACTTGACGGCGCCGCGGGGGGCAGAGTCCTTGACGCTGGCGACGATGATGTCACCGACGTGTGCGAACTTCTTATTGCCGCCGCCGCCCGAGGTCAGGCCCTTGCCGCCGATGCCGGAGTTCAGCACGCGGATGCACATGATCTCGCGGGCGCCGCTGTTGTCGGCCACGTCCAGACGGGATTGGGTCTGAATCATGCCTCACTCCCGGCCCGTTCGGTTTCCACGGCGGTCGTCTCGGTGCCACGGGGGCGCTCGATCAGACGCGTGACCTTCCAGGTCTTGGTCTTGGAGATGGGGCGCACGGCAACGATCTCCACGCGGTCACCCAATTTGTATTCGTTGGTCTCGTCGTGCGCGGCGTACTTGCTGCTGCGCGTGACGACCTTGCCGTACAGCGGGTGAGCAAAACGGCGCTCGACCTTGACGCTGACGGTCTTGTCGGCCTTGTCGCTGACGACGACGCCGGTAAAGGTCTTCTTCATGCCTGCTCTCCCTGCTTGCGGGCCTGCTCATGCCGGATGGTGTTGAGCTGGGCCACTTCACGGCGGAGCTGCGTGACGCGGTGCGGCTGGGCCAGGTTGCCCATGGCCGCCTGGAAGCGCAGCTCCATTAATTCCTTCTTGCGGGACTCGATCTCGGAGGCGAACTTGTCGGCCCCCAGTTCGCGCATCTCACTGGGCTTCATCGTAAACCTCGCGCTTGACCATCTTGGTCTGGATGGGCAGCTTGTGACCGGCCAGGCGGAAGGCTTCCTTGGCCTGCACCTCGGTCACGCCGGAGACCTCGAACATCACGCGGCCCGGCTTCACGACGCTGACCCAGAATTCCACCGCGCCCTTACCCTTACCCATTCGGGTTTCGGCAGGCTTCTTGGTGACGGGCTTATCGGGGAAAATACGGATGTAGATCTTACCGCCGCGGCGGAAGTGCCGGCTCATCACGATGCGGCAGGCCTCGATCTGGTTGCTGCGGATCCACGCGGGCTCCATGGCAATCAGGCCGAAGTCGCCGAAGGCCACGTAGTCGCCGCCCTTGGCGTCGCCGGTCATCCGGCCGCGGTGCTGCTTGCGGTACTTGGTGCGCTTGGGAAGAAGCATCATTCACCTCCGGGGCGACGGCGGCCAGCGGCCGGACGGCGGCGGTTGGGACGGTCACCGTCTTCGCGGCGGGGCCGGTCATCGCGGCGGGTGGGACGGGCCAGGGTCTCGGTTCTGCCACCGATCACCTCACCGTTGAACACCAGCACCTTGATGCCCAGAATGCCGTAGCTGGTGCGGGCCAGCGCGGTGCCGTAGTCGATGTCGGCGCGCAGGGTGTGCAGCGGCACGCGGCCTTCCAGCACCTTCTCGGTACGGGCCTGCTCGGCCCCGCCCAGACGGCCCGAGAGGACAATCTTGACGCCGCGGGCGCCGGACTCCATCACACGCTGCGCGGCCTGCTTCATGGCGCGGCGGAACGCAAAGCGGCGCTCAATCTGCTCGGCGATACGCAGGGCCACCAGGGGCGCGCTGATGTTAGGGTTGGGAATCTCGGCGACGTTCACGGCCACGGTACCCGCAGACACCAGACGCTCGATGTCGCCACGCAGGCCTTTGATGCTGTCCCCGCCCTTGCCGATCACGATGCCGGGTTTGGCGGCGGAGATGATCACGTTGACCTGCTGACCGGCACGCTCGATCTCGACGCGGGCAATGCCAGCGGCAGACAGCTTCTTGTCAATCAGGTTGCGGATCTTCTCGTCTTCCCGGAGAAGCCCCGCGTACTGCTTCTTGCCGGCGTACCAGCGGCTGTTCCAGCCACGGGTGATGCCCAGGCGGAAGCCGTTCGGGTTGATTTTATTGCCCATTAGTTGCGCCCCTTGTTGCCCGTCGCACGGCCCTGTTCGCGCTCGCCCACGATGATGGTGATGTGGCTGGTGCGCTTCTTGATGATGTTGGCGCTGCCGCGTGCGCGGGGAATCAAGCGCTTGAGGGTAGGACCGGCGTCCACGTAGGCCGCCGTGATCACCAGACGGTCTTCGAGCATCTGGTCGTTGTGCAGCGCGTTGTGCTTGGCGCTGTTCAGCACCTTGCTGATCGGCTCGGACGCGGCGCGGGGAACGAAGCGCAGCAGGTCCTCGGCGTCACGCACGGTCTTGCCGCGCACCAGGTCGATCACCAGACGCACCTTGCGGGGGCTGATGCGGACGTATTTCGCCACGGCGTAGCCGGGACGGCGCAGCTTGACGAGCTGCTTGCGCTCTTTCTTGTTGCGGTATGTCTGTTCCGGAGCAGCGCCGGTGTTGGAGGTAGCAGCGGTCATTTCTTCTTGCTCCCCTTGCTGCTCTTCTCGGAGCCGTGGCCCCGGTAGCTGCGGGTGGGCGAGAACTCGCCGAGCTTGTGGCCGATCATCTGCTCGTTCACGAACACGGGGATGTGCTGCTTGCCGTTGTGAACAGCGATGGTGTGGCCGATCATCTCGGGAACCACGGTGGAGCGGCGCGACCAGGTCTTGATCACTCGCTTGTCTTTCTTCTCGTTCTGGACGTCCACCTTTTTCAGCAGGTGGTCATCGACGAACGGGCCTTTCTTGAGGCTACGGGGCATAGGGTTCGCCCTCCTTACTTCCCGCCGCGGCGGGTGATGATGAAGCGGTCAGAGACCTTGCGCTTGCGGCGGGTCTTCAGGCCCTTGCTGGGCTGGCCCCACGGCGAAACGGGCACGCGGCCTGCGCCGGTACGGCCTTCACCACCGC contains the following coding sequences:
- the rplF gene encoding 50S ribosomal protein L6, producing the protein MSRIGKSPIPMPSGVTYSADDGLFKVKGPKGELSVPFNKELSIKQDGDQLLVERPSDAQRHRALHGLTRSLVYNAVKGVSDGFTINLELRGVGYRAKLNGRTLELTIGYSHPVVIQPPEGVTFTVPEPTKIDVSGIDKQLVGQVAANVRKVRKPDAYHGKGVRFLGEKIALKAGKAGATGGKGKK
- the rplP gene encoding 50S ribosomal protein L16, with the protein product MLLPKRTKYRKQHRGRMTGDAKGGDYVAFGDFGLIAMEPAWIRSNQIEACRIVMSRHFRRGGKIYIRIFPDKPVTKKPAETRMGKGKGAVEFWVSVVKPGRVMFEVSGVTEVQAKEAFRLAGHKLPIQTKMVKREVYDEAQ
- the rpsS gene encoding 30S ribosomal protein S19, which codes for MPRSLKKGPFVDDHLLKKVDVQNEKKDKRVIKTWSRRSTVVPEMIGHTIAVHNGKQHIPVFVNEQMIGHKLGEFSPTRSYRGHGSEKSSKGSKKK
- the rplX gene encoding 50S ribosomal protein L24, which gives rise to MPRPSAGSHHNDKLHVKKGDNVVVLSGKHKGQTGKVLLALPRDQKVVVEGVNMVTKNVKPSAGNPNGGQEQRELALHASKVSIVDPETGKATRVRRAIVDGKKVRVAVASGKNID
- a CDS encoding type Z 30S ribosomal protein S14, encoding MANTSKVVKAARGHKFAVQNYSRCSRCGRARGYYRFFGMCRICIREMAHKGELPGVKKASW
- the rpsH gene encoding 30S ribosomal protein S8; translation: MLSDPIADMLTRIRNATRTFKETVDIPASKFKEELAKLLVKEGYVASYERLVPEGQKFDVLRLTLKYGQKREQVIKHIERISRPGRRAYVSAENLPRIQRGLGVAVVSTSRGLLPDREARKQGVGGEVVCVLW
- the rplN gene encoding 50S ribosomal protein L14 produces the protein MIQTQSRLDVADNSGAREIMCIRVLNSGIGGKGLTSGGGGNKKFAHVGDIIVASVKDSAPRGAVKSGDVVKAVIVRTAHAVKRADGSTIRFDKNAAVIINNQGEPRGTRVFGPVARELRDRRFMKIVSLAPEVL
- the rpmC gene encoding 50S ribosomal protein L29, with translation MKPSEMRELGADKFASEIESRKKELMELRFQAAMGNLAQPHRVTQLRREVAQLNTIRHEQARKQGEQA
- the rplE gene encoding 50S ribosomal protein L5, producing the protein MQQLKQKYNETVKPAMMQQFGYSSVMAVPRIEKIVINEGLGSSKEDSKAIDKAAKELGLITLQKPIITKAKKSISNFKLRQGMPVGIKVTLRGERMYVFLEKLINIGLPRIRDFRGINPNAFDGRGNYNLGIKEQLIFPEITYDMVDKVRGMDITIVTSAKTDEEARALLQGMGLPFRK
- the rplV gene encoding 50S ribosomal protein L22; translation: MTAATSNTGAAPEQTYRNKKERKQLVKLRRPGYAVAKYVRISPRKVRLVIDLVRGKTVRDAEDLLRFVPRAASEPISKVLNSAKHNALHNDQMLEDRLVITAAYVDAGPTLKRLIPRARGSANIIKKRTSHITIIVGEREQGRATGNKGRN
- the rpsC gene encoding 30S ribosomal protein S3 translates to MGNKINPNGFRLGITRGWNSRWYAGKKQYAGLLREDEKIRNLIDKKLSAAGIARVEIERAGQQVNVIISAAKPGIVIGKGGDSIKGLRGDIERLVSAGTVAVNVAEIPNPNISAPLVALRIAEQIERRFAFRRAMKQAAQRVMESGARGVKIVLSGRLGGAEQARTEKVLEGRVPLHTLRADIDYGTALARTSYGILGIKVLVFNGEVIGGRTETLARPTRRDDRPRREDGDRPNRRRPAAGRRRPGGE
- the rpsQ gene encoding 30S ribosomal protein S17, which translates into the protein MKKTFTGVVVSDKADKTVSVKVERRFAHPLYGKVVTRSSKYAAHDETNEYKLGDRVEIVAVRPISKTKTWKVTRLIERPRGTETTAVETERAGSEA